In Candidatus Poribacteria bacterium, the following are encoded in one genomic region:
- the cas1 gene encoding CRISPR-associated endonuclease Cas1: MAILYITQQGAVLHKSGNRVIVKKERDVLQEIPIVHLDEVVIFGNGHITTQTIGYLLNKNIPVSFLSSRGKYKGKLQPPYAKDALIRQQQYAVAADPSQCLELAKGFVRGKLTNAIRFSRRQRTQNGEVKSALDTTRRTLKRLERAENLESLLGYEGTGTAAHYRAFRQFLAHDWGFTTRQFRPPPDPINAMLSLGYTLLHNHVYTFINVVGFDPYCGYFHQPRHGHAALASDLMEEFRQVIVDGYVLSLVNNNRIRPDDFEQTNKGIRFTKEALDRFLVGYYGRMQQTFQHPTRNEKTTYLRCIELQVRHLAHVITGKEPAYKPFLIRT; the protein is encoded by the coding sequence ATGGCAATTCTTTACATCACGCAACAAGGTGCGGTGCTCCACAAATCTGGCAATCGCGTCATAGTGAAAAAGGAGCGAGACGTGCTTCAGGAAATCCCGATTGTCCACCTCGACGAGGTCGTCATTTTCGGCAACGGACACATCACAACGCAGACAATAGGATACCTGCTGAATAAAAACATCCCTGTCTCTTTCCTCTCTTCACGAGGAAAATATAAAGGGAAACTCCAACCCCCTTATGCCAAGGATGCCCTCATCCGTCAACAGCAATACGCCGTTGCTGCGGACCCGTCCCAATGTCTGGAACTCGCCAAGGGTTTCGTCCGGGGTAAACTCACAAACGCTATCCGGTTCTCCAGACGGCAACGCACCCAAAACGGTGAGGTGAAATCCGCACTCGATACGACGCGCCGAACCTTGAAAAGACTGGAACGTGCCGAGAATCTGGAATCGCTGCTCGGATACGAAGGCACTGGCACGGCTGCCCATTACCGCGCCTTCCGGCAATTCTTGGCACACGATTGGGGTTTCACCACGCGGCAATTCCGACCCCCACCTGATCCCATTAACGCAATGCTTTCGCTCGGCTACACGCTCCTACACAATCACGTTTACACCTTCATCAACGTGGTTGGGTTCGACCCATACTGCGGATACTTCCATCAACCGAGGCACGGACACGCCGCACTCGCCTCGGATCTCATGGAGGAATTCCGGCAGGTCATCGTGGATGGCTATGTGCTTTCGCTCGTCAACAACAATCGCATCAGACCCGACGACTTTGAGCAGACGAACAAAGGCATCCGTTTCACCAAAGAAGCCTTAGATCGGTTCCTCGTTGGCTACTACGGACGGATGCAACAGACGTTTCAGCACCCGACGCGCAACGAGAAAACCACCTATCTGCGGTGTATTGAACTCCAGGTCCGGCATCTCGCGCACGTGATCACGGGTAAGGAACCCGCATACAAACCGTTTCTCATCCGAACCTAA